Proteins from a single region of Xenopus laevis strain J_2021 chromosome 9_10S, Xenopus_laevis_v10.1, whole genome shotgun sequence:
- the cyp27c1.S gene encoding uncharacterized protein LOC735141 — MPGPSTLANLVEFFWRDGFGRIHEIQQKHTRQYGRIFKSHFGPQFVVSIADKDLVAQVIRAERDAPQRANMESWHEYRELRGRSTGLISAEGEKWLNMRSVLRQKILRPRDVAMYTGGVNEVIGDLVKKIHKLRAQESDGLTVTNVNDLYFKYSMEAIATVLYECRLGCLDDIIPQQTKEYIAALELMFSMFKTTMYAGAIPKWLRTIIPKPWREFCRSWDGLFKFSQLHVDHRLRQIESQLDKGEQVQGGVLTHLLLSKELDLEEIYANMTEMLLAGVDTTSFTLSWATYLLAKNPSIQESVYQQIVQNLGKDQVPTAEDVTKIPMVRAVVKETLRLFPVLPGNGRVTQDDLVLDGYLIPKGTQLALCHYSTSYDDKCFPGAEEFKPERWIRSGYLERKENFGSIPFGNGIRSCIGRRVAELEIHLLLIQLLQNFEIKLSPETMTVLPKTHGLLCPGEKINVRFLDRQ, encoded by the exons ATGCCCGGACCCAGCACCCTGGCCAACCTGGTGGAGTTCTTCTGGCGTGATGGGTTTGGCCGCATCCATGAGATTCAG CAAAAGCACACGCGCCAGTATGGCCGGATATTCAAGTCACACTTTGGACCTCAGTTTGTGGTTTCCATCGCTGACAAAGACTTGGTCGCCCAGGTGatcagagcagagagagatgccCCCCAGAGGGCCAACATGGAGTCCTGGCACGAGTATAGAGAATTAAGAGGCCGATCCACTGGACTAATTTCTGC gGAAGGGGAGAAGTGGTTAAACATGCGAAGTGTCTTGCGGCAGAAGATTCTCCGGCCAAGGGATGTGGCCATGTATACTGGAGGGGTAAATGAGGTCATTGGTGACCTGGTAAAGAAGATCCACAAACTCCGAGCCCAGGAAAGTGATGGACTGACTGTGACCAATGTTAATGATCTGTACTTCAAGTACTCCATGGAAG CTATTGCCACAGTCCTGTATGAGTGCCGCCTTGGGTGCTTGGATGACATAATCCCTCAGCAGACCAAGGAATACATTGCAGCTCTGGAACTCATGTTCAGCATGTTCAAAACAACCATGTACGCCGGCGCCATCCCAAAGTGGTTACGCACCATAATTCCCAAACCGTGGAGAGAGTTTTGCAGGTCCTGGGATGGACTCTTTAAATTCA GTCAGCTCCACGTAGACCACAGATTGAGGCAGATTGAGTCCCAGCTGGATAAAGGGGAACAGGTACAAGGGGGAGTTCTCACACACCTTCTGCTATCCAAAGAGTTGGACTTGGAAGAGATTTATGCCAATATGACGGAAATGCTCCTGGCTGGTGTTGACACG ACTTCCTTTACTCTTTCCTGGGCAACATATCTGCTGGCAAAGAACCCCAGTATCCAGGAGAGCGTGTATCAGCAGATCGTGCAGAACTTGGGAAAAGACCAGGTTCCTACCGCAGAAGATGTTACCAAAATCCCCATGGTCAGAGCTGTTGTCAAGGAAACCTTGAG ACTCTTCCCTGTCTTGCCCGGGAACGGCAGAGTGACACAAGATGACTTGGTTTTGGATGGATATTTAATCCCTAAAGGG ACCCAGTTGGCACTCTGTCATTATTCCACATCCTATGATGACAAATGCTTCCCGGGAGCAGAAGAGTTCAAACCGGAGCGTTGGATACGCAGTGGGTACCTGGAACGGAAGGAGAACTTTGGTTCCATCCCATTTGGCAACGGAATCCGCAGCTGCATTGGCCGGAGAGTCGCAGAACTGGAGATCCATCTGTTGCTGATCCAG CTTCTTCAAAATTTTGAGATTAAGTTGTCACCTGAAACAATGACTGTTCTCCCAAAAACCCATGGGCTTCTGTGTCCAGGGGAAAAGATCAACGTGCGTTTTTTGGACAGGCAGTGA